The genomic stretch aaaatatttgatttctccGGTGTTTGTCGTTCCTTTGTGGTTTGGACAAAGTCATTCCGTTTGAACAAATGAAAGTGCTCAAATGGACTTCTACACAATTTCTCCTCTTCTGAGTTTCAACTCTACAGCACCACCACAGGGCAGCAACATAAATACAGGAGAAACTCCAAAAAGTAGGATATTGTGTCCATTTGAGCACTTTCAACTGTTCAAACTGAATTGAGAGAAATCAAATGTGTTCTTTATTTAGAGTTGCCTTGGACACAAACAGCTctcaatatttacttttttcttattattggaaaaatgctcaaaatggaCCTTAGCTTGTACGTACCTAAACTATTGTCGTCATTATGACATTCAGTTTTGGAATTCAaaatttttacagaatatgcACTTTTTCACGATAGTCTAATTTTATGACCAGCACTTGGTATGTGTGAAAGTAATTCTTCCtctctattgtttttttctaggTGGACAACTTTGAGGACGTTTGGCAGCACAATATGAAGATTGCTGTTGTTCGTGCTTCCTACGCTGAAGATCCTGTAGATGTCTCTCTTATTCTTGATGGCAAGGAGGTTGTGACTGGATGTGGAAATACTGCAAAGGCATGTACACTGCTAATGGGTCTGATATATTCCCTCAATCTTGCTTATCCTCCAACACTGTGTTACACTTTTGAAGTGTTCCAGAAGCTTTTCTTAGATTTAGACGCAATAAAGCTATCCTCCAAAGTACAAACTCTGAAAATGAAGTTGCTGTCCAAAACTTAAAAGATGACATTTTATTCAGCTTTGTTCAGCTTGGTATGCCATTGCCATTATAGCAGTTTATGTTATAAAGTTGTATTGTTATTGTGTAACTCTTGCACATGCTTCAAAGTTGTTAATTGTTCATGAATGTTAATACAGTTGCAAAACCTATGCAGCCATTTCTCACAGCTGTGCCTTCAGAAAGGACTTTAAGTTTATAATAGTATGACAACAAGAATTgctgatgtgttgtttttttttttttccaagtgtaAAACTTGGACAAAAAAGGCCGTCAATAAAACAAAGTTGTTAAATATTGTCATTTGTATATTattgatttttcatattttctgtataCACTTTAACAAAACTAGTAGTTATTACTCAAATGTAGTgcttaaaattattttgtaataagaataaatatagtgatacaacaaataaaatataaataacatttattaaattaattcattattgTAAGTGATCAGCACATAAAATTTACTCAGTATTTCTatgacacacacatagaaatactaaaaaaaatcacataaaacttacttcattatttcatataaccaaatatataaaaatccatTATGTTGAGTAAGATTTACTGACAAATCGCTTTTAGGTTTTACTTGATAAAGGCAAGAGAGTTTTACTTGATTTAGAGTAGTAAAATTTAATAAGAATCTGTTCATGCAAAAACTTGCAAGGATTTTTCTAAGTAAATgttattagttatttttttcagtgtaacaaggtaactgtgattttaaaaaaagtcagccttacttttaattctgtcagtctattttatgttttattctttgacagtaacataaacataaCCAGGTTAGTTACTGCTTGGTGTTAGCCACGAGTTGCTAGCACTGAATGCTAACGTGtccccacactgttagctagctagctagcatactcccctttggctgcagagtggacaaaactttaggtctttcttttaaaccagaccaggaaaatgaatttcgAAGCAATCAAATCCAACTAGACTCGGTTATCTATCTCTGTGTTTCGTGTAATTTTCCATCAAATATACAATGTGATGCTCCATTGATCTGTTTTCAaatctccacatgtacttgtctgcattcgaccatttgggtaatttcaagttttaaaaaaggcttgtaggatgtgtcatgttgcttttctctccacttaggaaagggAAATTTACTTAATTTacttagatttaaatgtgtagtGAACTAAGCTGTTttaagtggaagcctctgttttgcttaataatttgagtttcctttttatttttgttttttgatgaatttgacagagttccatattaaGTTCATGGGATCtttgcctaccacacctaatatattctttctttgtcatttcattatAGGCACTTTCTTGGTATCAgccctgagaggggaacaatGGACAGCCAGGAGGTGATGTTCAAGAGGTCggggaagctgctccagaaaaaggTATCTACTGTAAATCCCTGTATAGCCACCCTATTAAAAAGACTCATGGACTCTGAATGGGACTTTATGTAAACTcacagcacctctccacacaggacctcaatttcacaaagcaaaagctcagtctgcaaccagatgttcatgttgtcattttaaggtaacaagtctctgtatttgtttggtagagtataaaatacttcagtcttggtgtctcagttttgaagttccaggtttgttccatgacttggtatttattgaacatgatcgtGAGTTAtgaaaaactgattctgaaggcagggtacctgaaatgtgatatgcaatttttaaacagattgttgacaacctgttaaacatcattaattgtttttgtagattttattttagaacatttgaattacttgaaatgtgttagctgctgaatgcgttcaatgcagtagttaaataatacattggtatcttttgttacagttcaggaaaaatggaaagcAAACTCAGTGTAtctgaactagaacatgcagaATGAGAACTtgttcagcatgaggaaatgattgtatgttactaaaattgaATGGGTTGAATAAGCcagttttttaaatatgtttgatacagagctggctttaataaaagctaaatgttgaaaagtcatctcttgtctgagccatttctatgctatgctgtttcctggggctttcattttgagatgtgacatttttaaatcattagttttAGCAATGTTATCACTTTATATAATTGCATTCTCTGTTATcaattttataataataaactgtttatagagattacagtacaaacagtaaaataacagtacagtggcaccaaaatactgacagtaatatactgtaagcattaactctaaacagcataatactgtattattttttacagtaataaactgttgttgtagagTAGGGTAGGTTTACTGTAGAATAACGGTACcctgctggcaacttttgctgctagctctttactgtaaatttacagggaaatttcttagagtgtatCTATGAatattacagtacaaacagtaaaacaccAGTATAATTGCACCAAAATATTGACAGTAATGTACTGTAAGCATAATCTCTAAAAAGcaaaatactgtaatatttttacagtaacaaactgttgttgtagaacACAGTAGGTTTACTGTAGAACAACAGTGCTCTGTTGGCAAtttttgctgccagctctttactgtaaatttacagggaaatttcttagtGTTACGATTTCCCAGGaagctcaggtgcaggaaatgaacaggctggtttaaatgcaaaaaggaaGTTTATTTACAAAGTCTCGAAAAAAGGGTTTAAAGACAGAAACTTATGTATTCTACTTGAGATACTACAAACCGAAAAGAAATGAAAGCCCTCTGAAAATCTCCTGGCAACTACTTGAGGCAGGGACAGCTGaatacaaaaactcaaaaatattgaCTCACGTTGGGTATAACCCAGGCAAGAAAGCTTTACCAGTCTGAGGTATGAAAATACAAAAGGGTTTTACTTAAAGCGAGGCATCAACTAGGAGGCCTGAATTAAAGTCTATAATTACCAAGACTAACTCCAGGAACAGAACCAAATTCAAAATCTTCAATTCACGAAAAACAAACTAGAAGCTAGGTATTAAATCAGGACTCTATACTTACTAAATTTAAGACTCTAGATTATAACTTGGCCCGGTACAAAAATTCAAGAGTTGCTACTCAAATAACAagcaaaatacagttttctagGACTGACTCACGAATACAAAATAAGATGCTCGGACTGGGCTCATGACTGTAAGTGGCAGAAGGATCTTGACAAGTGGTTTTTGAGTCCGGATGACGAGTGATGAGTTGCAGCGGCAGGTGAATGTGGAAGGATGccaggaaggaggaggacggcACAGGTGAGTATTTCCAGAACACTTGAATGGAGCACGAGGAAACCAGGAAGAATTGAAGCAGGTGGAACCGGGACTGAAGCAAACGAGGACAAACAGAGTTACCGGGAGAACGAGAACATGGAACTTGTGGCAGGAGTAACATGCAGAACTCTGTACTGGCTGTATCACGATCCGGCGCTGAGAGGTGAGTGGCGTCTGATTATATTGTGGCGAGAGTGGAGCTTGATTGGCAActtctccacctgctcctgcaccaGCTAATGATGATTGTCAATGAGAGACACCTGCCGCTGCAGCTGCACTGCTGAcaaacctaaaaaggaaaaagaggcggagaaaagagggagagagcactatctaggcctggcagcagccagcctgacataGAGTGTAGTTTTCATTACTTTGCTTGCCCTCAGTCACaggatacacacacatacattctgGTGTTGTAAAGAATAGTCTTGGAGATTTGCCCTTTAACTGATATTCTCATATTTGTGAAATCTAAGTTGTGATGGAACTGTTTTCTTGCAGAGGAAACGAGATGATAGTGTTATTAGAAAGTGCAacactatttattttatttgttatttttgaaatttaatatttttatttattcttttatttcatttctatgGTTTGGTTATCTGTGAACACTTATTTGAACAGAATATAGATTCTAATATTGTTGAAAAGGATGTGTTGTAAAGAATAATGTTGGAGATGTGCACTTATGttgaaataaatccacattgTGAAGCAACCCTTACTTGCTCTGAATTGGAaatattacactgaaaatacactgaattacaAGGCTTTACAGAACAGTGCATTATTGTAGACTTAACATGTAAGGTTATAGTTACATGATTATAGTAATAATAGGTTGTGATCTAAAGTGGGCCGGTCTGAAGCATGAAACTCCAGGGCTGAAAATGAGTCCCACTCCGGCCTTGGTTGTattaaaaaagttgaatttgaaCTGCAATGAAAGGTAAAATTTTGTCTTCCATTAAACTTTTGGAAACTTTAGGAAGCACAAGTACTGTATGGACACATTCTGAGACCGAAGTCTTCTATCAGGAAATTTTGCCAACTGTTTTTAGGCTGGCTCTCTTGTGTTGAGCATTGTGaagctgttgttttgtctcctgtTTGTACAAGTCTGTGAACTCTTAGCTGCATTGGACTGCACACACAACATTGCtctatgttttggttttttatcCTTAGGGTGAATTAGTTTTTGTCTTAGGGTGTTGCTGGGTCGAAAGTGCACCAGGATGTTATGTTCCAGCTCCTCAGGACAAGACTCAGCAGTTCACCTGCATCTGAAGGATAAGAGACATTCGTTTGAGTACTGCGATGTACACATTTTGGACAGCGAGGACAGATGGTTTCagagaggagtgaaggaagcCATCTATGCCAAATTGGAAcagccatctctaaacagagAAGGCGGTCTGCGACATGACTTATCAAACACCTGTGATGCAGTGATTAGATCTCTCCCCAGAGAGTTTTGCCATCATTAACATCTTAAGTCACTCCTCACATGGCAGATTTATAATTTTTGTTTAGAAAACTGGCAGCTCTACCacagttgctgttgttgttgctggatCTCCTGGTTTCACATCATTCACCCCTTGAGGCATGTGAGTGCTGGTCATTAATGGGCCATGTGAGCTGGAGTGACTATAAATTCTATAACTTCCCATTAGTCAGTTTGAGCTGGAGAtccctcttggatgaaggtgaaatatcttcaagaagagaagtccagctgacTCTACTGTGCTCATATTGGATATCAGGAAGGAGGCAGGGCCTCATACGCTGTTTCCAGCCCCCTGATATGCACAATAGCTTTTACAAAGGCAACATTTACAAGAGACTTTTGTACAGGGCTTCGTAATGTTATGTACAAGTTCTAaggattaaaaatgtttctcataTCAGCATAACTAGAGGATGACCCCTGCTGGTTAAAGGAGTTTACTGCAACAGGGAATATTGGTTACTATGTTTCtctttagggctgcacagtggcatagtggtgagcacttttgccttgccgCTAGAAGATTCCTGGTTTGCTtcctggccttcccaggatctttctgtttgtatgttctcactgtgcatgtgtgggttctccTGTTTTGGTTTCAGTTTCATGTTAATTAATAAACCCTTGAAGCCCTCATCTGTCTCTGCCTGGTCTGTGTCTGCGTCTGGGCTCCCAGaccactgtgacatttttcattaaacattGCCAACGGCCAGCCTTTTCAGCAATGATCTTCTGTGGTCTATCCTCTGGACAACACTAATGTCAGTTTTCCCCATGACTGTGGTTGAGTGTACCAAATTAGACCGAGAGATACACAGTACAAACAAGGCTCGAAATATTTCACTTCACATGTAATGAATATAGAATAGATCAAAGTTTACCTGTAACTGAACTGTAAACAGGATTCTCCTCCTTGTCCGTATATCCGCACTACCAGTCCATAAATGCCATCGGAGGAGATCCTATGCTACTCACAGCTTCACTCATTGGAGGACGTCAGGACATAGTGTAATCGCCAAAAATTTTTCATATTCCATCATTTTTGTACATGTCAATGAAATAATTGTTCACTGAGAAAACTTTctatctcatttaaaatttgacTCTCCAAAGAATGCAAGATGTGGTACCAAACtatgtatatatgcatatacttaTGTATAgagtcatttattattattatcattattattgttattattgttgttgtctcAGTTACATTTCAATAGATTAgctatgattttattttgtgtcagcCTTTCAAATTTACTTTCCTGTAACAAAATTCATTCGAAAATTTGAGGATTTTCCAAAACATTCGTGAGCATACCAGTCATTAGCAGCAGCGCTTTAGCAATCTCAAAATGATGCCTTTCCAGGTTCTCGGCTGACTCAATTTCTTTCTCGCCCTTAATGCTCtcagcaaaactgaaaatagaaattaacaaattatttttaaaaagtactgtGGTTTTCAATGTTTATGGACAGCATAAAAGACAtagtggttcagagggttcacaCAGACATAAATAATGGTTGATTTTAACAGTTGAAATCATCATAATTCATGCTAAAGAATGTTTTCTCAAAAAACACATGATTCTAATGACTGATTTAGGAGCATCATGTGTAGCGTACCAGTCGAAATTAGTGAAAGCCAGGACTGATGGTCAAATGTCTTTTATTGCAGGTCATAAACCAGGCTGCAGTTTGCAAGTCCAACTTAGACCAACGTAGCTCAACATAGGACCAACCTAAGAGCTAAACCggaaatgaaacacagaaatgtcacaTTAGCTTGCTTCAAAAGTACCACCGTATTTCCTTTAAACTATAACCTTGAGAATGTTTAATTACCGTACCTTGTTGCCACTTTCAACTGGAGCTAAATTCCTTGTTACACCTTACTCTCCCGTTTATGGTTGCCTTTTTGTATCACTCGTTACTCTCTCTGTGCCTCTTACCGTCATTACCGTGTACCGTTTACTTTTGTAGCTGGCTGCGCATGCTAAGTGACCTTTCACAATAAACTTCCTTTATAACAGGAAATgacaacataaaacacaagaagtacatttcaaaataaaattccaCACGTTTTAACCATAATGAATTTAAGTCCTTTACACTCCCACCAAATTATTAAGTGTTTTACCTACAAGTCAacttaaaacacaaataatttcTGAACATGAAATGACCCTTTGTAGAGCACATGTATGTCAGCACCTTCAGTTTCTCCATTGCTCTTACACTTAAGGGGCTTCTAGTTGCAGAACTAACTTATGAACTGGGCGTTCTACCACAGATGCTTTACTTGTACGTTCACCTCTTTTGTTCAGATTTCTATCACCAAGAAATATCATAGCTCTCCTGACAAGTCCATCTTTATCCATCACTGTCTCTGAGACTCTTCCTAGTCTCCACACAGATCTTGGCTGTGTTTCATCCGTGTCCATCACGATGTCACCTGCTCGAATGTTTCTCTTAGGTGTGTGCCATCGTTGTCTGGTTGTGATGTTATGGAGATACTCCTTCCTCCAACGACTCCAAAACTGTTCGGCTAGATATTGCACTTGGCGCCATCTTTTTTGTCCATATAGATCCTCTCTCACAAACTTGCCTGGGACAGGTAATGCAGTGGTGGCTTTCATGGTGATGAGGTGATTAGGAGTGAGTGGTTCCAAACTGTTTGGATCGTCTAAGTTATCTGTTGTAAGAGGGCGGCTGTTCACGATTGCAGCAACCTCATACAATAATGTCCTTAGGGAGGCGTCGTTGAGTCTACCAGGGGAAAGTGAGAGTGTAGACTTGAGAACATTTCTTACAGTCCTTATTTGTCGCTCCCATACTCCACCAGCATGACTTGCATGAGGTGcattaaagacaaaatcacATTGTTTTTTTGCAAGGAAGGTTGCTAGTCTCTCAGCATCAACTTCCTGGAGTGCTGcattcagttcatttttggCACCAACAAAATTGGTACCCTGATCACATTTAATTTCTCTAACTGAACCTCTTAATGCAATAAAGCAGCGTAGACCATTAATGAAAGCATCTGTTGACAAATCCTCTACCATCTCAACATGAATGGCACGagaataaaagcatgtaaaGAGCAGGCCATATCTCTTGTGTTCTTTTCGTCCTTGTTTAGTCAGGAATGGACCAAAACAATCCATGCCACAGTATGTAAAAGGTGGAGAAGGTTCCATCCTTTCTCTTGGAAGATCACTCATTTTCTGTCCTTCTACAGGTCTCCTTAGTTTCCAACAAACTACACACTGGCGAACGTAGGATGTAACACACCGACTTAGTCCTGGAATCCAATAGCCACTGGATCGGATTTCATTAATGGTGAAGCCCTTACCCTGGTGTTTAACCCTTTCATGGCAATGTGCAATTATCAGTTTTGTGATATGATGCTCTCTGGGAATGACTGTTGGATGCTTGCATGAGCTGGGAAGATTTGAACAACGCAATCTTCCTCCTACCTTGAGCACACCATCTCTGTCTAAAAAGACATCAAGATGATATAACTTGTTCCTTGGTAGCTGATTCTCTTTACTTAGTGTCTTTATTTCTTCCTGATATGCTTGTTTTTGCAGATCTTTGATGATTATGAGCGCTgcattttctctttcactcaCACTAGAGTGAGCATTGGACTTGTCCTTTAGCAGTCTCCGGCTGAGACGTGCCACAGCACTAACAGCCTGAGACCATGATGAAAACTTTACCAGGCGGTCAGTAAGGCTCACCTTTCCAGTCactgtttgcagtgtttgaaCCTTTTTAACTTCTGGGTCCCCGATTGGAAGTTCCATGGTCTCTCTTGCTGGAGGATGAATTTCTCTTTCCCACAGGAACTGAGGACCGATGAGCCAATTGGATGACAGCAGTTGATCCACTGTCGTTCCCCTGGATGCGTTATCTGCAGGGTTTTCATTGGTGGAAACATAAAACCATTGCTCAGGCCTTGTGCTGTTGCGAATCTTCTGTACCCTGTTCGCAACAAACGTGTGAAAACGTCTTGCTTCATTGTTTAGGTATCCTAGGACTACTTTAGAGTCTGTCCAAAAGAACTCTTCCACATCACCATAAACTAGCTCCTCTTTGAGCATGTCACTCACTGCTACTGCAACTACTGCTGCCGTCAGTTCTAGTCTTGGAATAGTGGTTACCTTGGTGGGAGCCACGCGGGATTTACCTATGATGAAAGCACAGTGCACTTCTCCATTTTTGTTCACAAGTCTCAGATAAGTACACTGTCCATACCCAGCAGTGCTCGCATCCGAGAAATGATGCAGTTCCCTTTTTACCACTTCTCCAAAGTTGTGAGGCAAATAACATCTGGCAATCTGTATTTTCTCCAGATTGATGAGATCCTTTCTCCAATGCTCCCACCTTGGCCTCAGATGCTCGGATACAGGCTCATCCCAACCAGTACCATGGTGACACATTTCTTGCAGGATTCTTTTCCCACTGAGAAGATAGGGGGCGACAAAACCAAGGGGATCGTATATGGATGCAACTGTGGATAATATTCCACGTCGTGAGGGAGGTTGGTCTTTCAGTGTAATATTGAATGTAAAACAGTCTATTTTAATGTTCCAGTGAATACCTAGTGCTCTTTCAATTTGCTTCTCACAGAAAGCAAGGTTCCTTGTTGTGCTGTCTGTCGCATGCTCTGATGCTGGtatgttgtctaaaatgatGCTGTTGTTTGATGCAAACTTGTGGAGTCTCAGACCACCTTTAGCACACAGTTCACGTGCCTCTTGTGTCAGCTGTATGCCCTTTTCCACTGTCTCTGTGCTGGTGACACCATCATCCACATAAAAGTCTCTGGCGATGAAGTGTGCACCTAATGGATATGCAAGCCTGTTCTCTTGAGCCAAATGTTTTAATCCATAGTTTGCACATCCTGGGGAAGACACTGCACCAAAGAGATGTACCGTCATCCTGTACTCTTGTGGTTGTGTACTTAAGTCTCCATTGTTCCACCATAAGAAGTGGAGGTAGTTACGATCCTTATTTTGGACTTTAAactgatgaaacattttttctaTGTCACACATCAGAGCTATTGGATGTTGTCGGAAGCGTACAAGGATGCCAGTTAGGTTATTTATCATGTCTGGTCCAGACAGAAGGTGCTCATTGAGACTGGTTCCTTTATGCTTGGCTGAACAGTCAAAAACTACGCGCagtttttctggtttctttggaTGGTAGATGCCGTGATGTGGGATGTACCATTTCTCACCAGGAATTCCATCATCCTGAACTTCCTCTACATCACCTCTTTCGATGATGTCACTCATGTATCTGACATAATCTTCCTTGTATCTTTCATTTCTGCAAAATTTCCTTTTCAGGTGGTTGAGTCTGACTTCTGCAAGCTGTCTGTTATCAGGCATGTAGGGCCTTCCTTTAAAGGGCAGTGGCATCTCATACTGTCCTTGTTCATTTTTCCGTATGCCTGCTTCAAGTTTGTCAAGGAAGATGAGATCCTCTTGAGACactgttttgtcatttccacTTACTTCTTTGAAGTCACTTTCTAATGCTCGAATTACATCCATGGGAGTTGCTGGAGGAATCTCTTTTACAGCAACACGATGGCAAAGGCTGTCTATCAGACTTGTTTCGAGGCAAGGTGCTGAACTGCAAACTATGCTCCATCCCAACTCAGTCTGAACAGCATAAGGCTCATCATTTTTGCCTAGGATCGTCTGTCTAGGTGCTAAGGCTCTGGAACAGTTATACCCAATCAAGAGACCTACTTCACAGCTGAGAAGCAGTGGGACTTCATCTTTGATTGGTGACAGATGGCTCCAGCGTTTAGCTGTCTTACAGGTTGGTATATGTTCCATGTTTGCAGGTATATAGTCCTTTGTGTATGCAGCAGGGAGGGGAATGTGTGTTGCAGAGCTGTAACCCCTCACACGGAGACCAGATACCTTTTCACTATTTACAACAGCATTTTCTCCCATCATGGTGGTTAGTTTTAGTTTCACTGGACAGCTATCCACTTGTAGTTCACGACTCACTTCTTGATCGATGAATGTGGTGTCACTCTGAGTGTCCAACAAAGCATAGACAAGTTTTTCTTTATATGGGTTTGCAACAGATGACACCCACACTGGAAGAATCATTGAAGTACTACCAGAATGTTCTCCTCTGGCAACATTAAGTGACATAACAGCAGCAGTTtccactgtgttgttttgtgtggcaCTATCCATACTCACATGTCTTTCTCCTTTCACATATTTGATGTAGTTGTCATCATGAAGACACGTCGGGTGCCTTTTCATGCAGATGTCACAGGTGAGGCGGTGTCTGCAGTCCTTTGCACTGTGACCTTGTTTTAAACAGCCATAACACAGTTTATTGTCTTTGACATATGTCCTTCTACTTTCCAGCGACCTTTTCATGAGGGCTGGGCACTTGTGAAGCTGATGTGCGTCTTCACACAACATGCACAGAGATCCCATGTGTGCTCTGCTCGACGTGTGCTGGTCACTGTGCACAACCTTTGTATTGAAGACACTTGCTTTATTCCTTTTAAAGTCCTTTAGGTTCTCTTTGTCACTGCGTACCTCAGAAGAACGAAGTGCATGTATGGAGGTGATGGGATTGCATGCAACTTCTGCTTCCTgcatcagaaatgcagcaaaatcCATGAAGCTAGGAAAATCTTTTCCTTCCATCAGGGCCTTTGTCACCTGGCGGTTCCATCTGGCTGCTGCCCAGTCAGGCAACTTCTGTGTTAGTTTTTGATTTTCCTCACAATCGTTTAATATTTCCAGCCCTTTTACATGAGGCATCGCTAGCAGGCAAGCATGTAAGAAGTCTGCAAAGTTTCTTAGTCCTTCAGCATCCTTAGACTGTATTTTTGGCCAGCTTGACAGTTTTTCTCTAAAGGCTCTTTGAATAACAAATGCCTGACCGTATCGTTGATTGAGTTTTTTCCAAGCATCTTGGTAGGCGGCTTCATCATTTCTGAAGAAGGTGCCTTCAAGGCATTTACGAGCTGGACCACTGACGTACTTCTTTAAATAATACAGTTTATCTGCAGCAGAAATGCCCTTTTGGTCTATCAGAGACGTGAAGGAAGCTTTCCATTCAATAAATTGAATCGGTTCACCACTGAACACTGTTGGCTCTGGCATAGGAAGTCTATTCATTGCAATGCTGTCCTGCACGGCCTGTGCTAGTTGAGCGACACCAGTAGGCGCAGACAACATAACTGTGGTAGATGAATGTGGTGCAGGGGGCTGAGATGCAGGATTTAGGCTCACCTGCTCACCTTTTACTGATTGGACGTCATACATTTGTATTTCTCTGTCATAGGCTTCCAATCTGGCTCGAGCTGCTTCCATATCCTTTCCAGCCTGCAGATGCTCTAGCTCAGATCTTTCCATTTCAAGTTCTTTCTTGTGTTGCTCTTCTAGAGCTTTAATCCTttccttgtgttttctttcctcttgcACTATCCTGTATTCTGCCTCTTTTGCAGCCAACTCTGCCGCTGCCTCGACTCGTTTGGATGCAAGGTGTGAAGATGGGCAATGGCTGGTGGCATTTGTCTGTGCAGCCGTAGAGCCATAAATGGAGTATGCATAGTTGTGATCGAGTAGCCTGCGTAGTCGACATCTTTCATGTTCTGCATCAAAATCTCCATCAATACCTGACAGTCTTTCGTATATGATTTTGATAATGTCACCAGTTACTGCCTCACATGCATCTATCTTTCGCCTTAGGTCAGCTGCTGGAGCCGTATGATCTCTTATTTCAGTGTAG from Amphiprion ocellaris isolate individual 3 ecotype Okinawa chromosome 14, ASM2253959v1, whole genome shotgun sequence encodes the following:
- the LOC111584426 gene encoding uncharacterized protein LOC111584426; this translates as MKLYTEIRDHTAPAADLRRKIDACEAVTGDIIKIIYERLSGIDGDFDAEHERCRLRRLLDHNYAYSIYGSTAAQTNATSHCPSSHLASKRVEAAAELAAKEAEYRIVQEERKHKERIKALEEQHKKELEMERSELEHLQAGKDMEAARARLEAYDREIQMYDVQSVKGEQVSLNPASQPPAPHSSTTVMLSAPTGVAQLAQAVQDSIAMNRLPMPEPTVFSGEPIQFIEWKASFTSLIDQKGISAADKLYYLKKYVSGPARKCLEGTFFRNDEAAYQDAWKKLNQRYGQAFVIQRAFREKLSSWPKIQSKDAEGLRNFADFLHACLLAMPHVKGLEILNDCEENQKLTQKLPDWAAARWNRQVTKALMEGKDFPSFMDFAAFLMQEAEVACNPITSIHALRSSEVRSDKENLKDFKRNKASVFNTKVVHSDQHTSSRAHMGSLCMLCEDAHQLHKCPALMKRSLESRRTYVKDNKLCYGCLKQGHSAKDCRHRLTCDICMKRHPTCLHDDNYIKYVKGERHVSMDSATQNNTVETAAVMSLNVARGEHSGSTSMILPVWVSSVANPYKEKLVYALLDTQSDTTFIDQEVSRELQVDSCPVKLKLTTMMGENAVVNSEKVSGLRVRGYSSATHIPLPAAYTKDYIPANMEHIPTCKTAKRWSHLSPIKDEVPLLLSCEVGLLIGYNCSRALAPRQTILGKNDEPYAVQTELGWSIVCSSAPCLETSLIDSLCHRVAVKEIPPATPMDVIRALESDFKEVSGNDKTVSQEDLIFLDKLEAGIRKNEQGQYEMPLPFKGRPYMPDNRQLAEVRLNHLKRKFCRNERYKEDYVRYMSDIIERGDVEEVQDDGIPGEKWYIPHHGIYHPKKPEKLRVVFDCSAKHKGTSLNEHLLSGPDMINNLTGILVRFRQHPIALMCDIEKMFHQFKVQNKDRNYLHFLWWNNGDLSTQPQEYRMTVHLFGAVSSPGCANYGLKHLAQENRLAYPLGAHFIARDFYVDDGVTSTETVEKGIQLTQEARELCAKGGLRLHKFASNNSIILDNIPASEHATDSTTRNLAFCEKQIERALGIHWNIKIDCFTFNITLKDQPPSRRGILSTVASIYDPLGFVAPYLLSGKRILQEMCHHGTGWDEPVSEHLRPRWEHWRKDLINLEKIQIARCYLPHNFGEVVKRELHHFSDASTAGYGQCTYLRLVNKNGEVHCAFIIGKSRVAPTKVTTIPRLELTAAVVAVAVSDMLKEELVYGDVEEFFWTDSKVVLGYLNNEARRFHTFVANRVQKIRNSTRPEQWFYVSTNENPADNASRGTTVDQLLSSNWLIGPQFLWEREIHPPARETMELPIGDPEVKKVQTLQTVTGKVSLTDRLVKFSSWSQAVSAVARLSRRLLKDKSNAHSSVSERENAALIIIKDLQKQAYQEEIKTLSKENQLPRNKLYHLDVFLDRDGVLKVGGRLRCSNLPSSCKHPTVIPREHHITKLIIAHCHERVKHQGKGFTINEIRSSGYWIPGLSRCVTSYVRQCVVCWKLRRPVEGQKMSDLPRERMEPSPPFTYCGMDCFGPFLTKQGRKEHKRYGLLFTCFYSRAIHVEMVEDLSTDAFINGLRCFIALRGSVREIKCDQGTNFVGAKNELNAALQEVDAERLATFLAKKQCDFVFNAPHASHAGGVWERQIRTVRNVLKSTLSLSPGRLNDASLRTLLYEVAAIVNSRPLTTDNLDDPNSLEPLTPNHLITMKATTALPVPGKFVREDLYGQKRWRQVQYLAEQFWSRWRKEYLHNITTRQRWHTPKRNIRAGDIVMDTDETQPRSVWRLGRVSETVMDKDGLVRRAMIFLGDRNLNKRGERTSKASVVERPVHKLVLQLEAP